One genomic region from Epinephelus moara isolate mb chromosome 8, YSFRI_EMoa_1.0, whole genome shotgun sequence encodes:
- the fam222aa gene encoding protein FAM222A isoform X1, with translation MLACLQRRQNPPPQHPVCASKTLELPQALGRKCELVVPTHSPRYPTAAELDAYAQKTANSPLSIKIFPTNIRVPQHKHLNRTVNGYDTTGQRYSPYPHLHTGGYQGLLAIVKASSSSSSSTATFVPSKGVLKNSEGRRTKLSPAHIAVAPYPPPSSSTLASGHGQMVYHTGPSKPPEGPVLSVPPNVTVAGSVIPVTGGRGLALPAQSNLPSIQSIIYQINQHCQAQALQQVCQGAATAPSNSSPSKQGTTVMGVSSSSSGGGYVVGMAPQANMVYTGPGLPAQNAEAMKTGVYADGMDYILWQKQQQQQQQQQQQHQQAVLRMYSGGSGGGGAISKSPETCVPGGGIMAAQVSSSSSRPYHLTASASGGGGMDKISSSPLNCVGMHGNFSVGQYFAPPWNSVLVTPDSDCYNPQELLGTSTGGPATGHRELGYPHHHHHYHHHHHPAIDSGGGLCCSLPSKSLCNTSVLSSSLQSLEYLINDIHPPCIKEQMLGKGYETVSVPRLLDHQHAHIRLPVYR, from the exons ATGCTGGCCTGTCTGCAGAGGAGGCAAAACCCTCCACCCCAGCACCCAGTGTGTGCCAGCAAGACCCTGGAGCTCCCGCAAGCCCTTGGACGGAAGT GTGAGCTGGTGGTGCCCACACATTCTCCACGCTACCCCACTGCGGCAGAACTTGATGCCTACGCTCAGAAGACGGCCAACAGCCCTCTGTCCATCAAGATCTTCCCCACCAACATCAGGGTTCCCCAGCACAAGCACCTTAATCGGACTGTGAATGGATATGACACCACAGGGCAACGCTACAGCCCCTACCCACATCTTCACACAGGGGGCTACCAGGGCCTGCTCGCCATTGTCAAGGCCtcctcatcgtcatcatcatcaacagccACCTTTGTCCCTTCAAAAGGTGTTCTCAAGAACTCCGAAGGCAGACGGACTAAGCTCTCTCCTGCCCACATAGCTGTTGCCCCATACCCACCTCCTAGTAGTAGCACTTTAGCCAGTGGCCACGGCCAAATGGTATACCACACTGGGCCCTCAAAGCCTCCAGAAGGCCCCGTACTGTCGGTTCCCCCAAATGTCACTGTAGCTGGCTCAGTGATTCCTGTAACAGGGGGCCGAGGCCTGGCCCTGCCCGCACAGTCCAACCTCCCCTCCATCCAGAGCATCATCTACCAGATCAACCAGCATTGCCAGGCCCAGGCTCTGCAGCAGGTGTGCCAAGGGGCTGCCACTGCACCATCAAATTCAAGCCCTTCCAAGCAGGGCACAACCGTCATGGGGGTCTCCTCTAGCTCCTCAGGTGGAGGCTATGTGGTAGGAATGGCTCCCCAGGCCAACATGGTGTACACAGGGCCCGGGCTGCCAGCTCAAAATGCAGAGGCGATGAAGACTGGTGTGTACGCAGATGGTATGGACTACATCCTTtggcagaagcagcagcagcaacaacaacaacaacagcagcagcatcaacagGCTGTGCTCCGCATGTACAGCGGAGGTAGCGGTGGAGGGGGCGCCATCAGCAAGTCCCCGGAAACTTGTGTTCCAGGGGGAGGTATTATGGCAGCACAAgtgtcctcttcttcctccagaCCTTACCACCTGACAGCGAGTGCTAGTGGAGGAGGCGGGATGGACAAAATCAGCTCTTCCCCTTTGAACTGTGTGGGTATGCATGGAAATTTCTCAGTGGGTCAGTACTTTGCCCCACCATGGAACAGTGTGCTGGTGACACCTGACAGTGACTGCTACAACCCCCAGGAGCTTTTGGGCACCTCCACAGGAGGGCCGGCCACGGGGCACAGAGAGCTGGGCTAcccccaccaccatcaccactaccaccatcatcatcaccctgCTATAGACAGCGGGGGAGGTTTGTGCTGCAGCCTGCCCAGCAAGAGCTTGTGCAACACATCGGTGCTGAGCAGCAGCTTGCAGTCTCTGGAGTACCTGATCAACGACATCCACCCACCCTGCATCAAGGAGCAGATGCTTGGCAAAGGCTACGAGACTGTGTCTGTGCCACGTCTGTTAGACCACCAGCATGCACACATCCGCCTCCCTGTTTACAGATAG
- the fam222aa gene encoding protein FAM222A isoform X2: MLQSAWSSSLHYGAIYGELVVPTHSPRYPTAAELDAYAQKTANSPLSIKIFPTNIRVPQHKHLNRTVNGYDTTGQRYSPYPHLHTGGYQGLLAIVKASSSSSSSTATFVPSKGVLKNSEGRRTKLSPAHIAVAPYPPPSSSTLASGHGQMVYHTGPSKPPEGPVLSVPPNVTVAGSVIPVTGGRGLALPAQSNLPSIQSIIYQINQHCQAQALQQVCQGAATAPSNSSPSKQGTTVMGVSSSSSGGGYVVGMAPQANMVYTGPGLPAQNAEAMKTGVYADGMDYILWQKQQQQQQQQQQQHQQAVLRMYSGGSGGGGAISKSPETCVPGGGIMAAQVSSSSSRPYHLTASASGGGGMDKISSSPLNCVGMHGNFSVGQYFAPPWNSVLVTPDSDCYNPQELLGTSTGGPATGHRELGYPHHHHHYHHHHHPAIDSGGGLCCSLPSKSLCNTSVLSSSLQSLEYLINDIHPPCIKEQMLGKGYETVSVPRLLDHQHAHIRLPVYR, translated from the coding sequence GTGAGCTGGTGGTGCCCACACATTCTCCACGCTACCCCACTGCGGCAGAACTTGATGCCTACGCTCAGAAGACGGCCAACAGCCCTCTGTCCATCAAGATCTTCCCCACCAACATCAGGGTTCCCCAGCACAAGCACCTTAATCGGACTGTGAATGGATATGACACCACAGGGCAACGCTACAGCCCCTACCCACATCTTCACACAGGGGGCTACCAGGGCCTGCTCGCCATTGTCAAGGCCtcctcatcgtcatcatcatcaacagccACCTTTGTCCCTTCAAAAGGTGTTCTCAAGAACTCCGAAGGCAGACGGACTAAGCTCTCTCCTGCCCACATAGCTGTTGCCCCATACCCACCTCCTAGTAGTAGCACTTTAGCCAGTGGCCACGGCCAAATGGTATACCACACTGGGCCCTCAAAGCCTCCAGAAGGCCCCGTACTGTCGGTTCCCCCAAATGTCACTGTAGCTGGCTCAGTGATTCCTGTAACAGGGGGCCGAGGCCTGGCCCTGCCCGCACAGTCCAACCTCCCCTCCATCCAGAGCATCATCTACCAGATCAACCAGCATTGCCAGGCCCAGGCTCTGCAGCAGGTGTGCCAAGGGGCTGCCACTGCACCATCAAATTCAAGCCCTTCCAAGCAGGGCACAACCGTCATGGGGGTCTCCTCTAGCTCCTCAGGTGGAGGCTATGTGGTAGGAATGGCTCCCCAGGCCAACATGGTGTACACAGGGCCCGGGCTGCCAGCTCAAAATGCAGAGGCGATGAAGACTGGTGTGTACGCAGATGGTATGGACTACATCCTTtggcagaagcagcagcagcaacaacaacaacaacagcagcagcatcaacagGCTGTGCTCCGCATGTACAGCGGAGGTAGCGGTGGAGGGGGCGCCATCAGCAAGTCCCCGGAAACTTGTGTTCCAGGGGGAGGTATTATGGCAGCACAAgtgtcctcttcttcctccagaCCTTACCACCTGACAGCGAGTGCTAGTGGAGGAGGCGGGATGGACAAAATCAGCTCTTCCCCTTTGAACTGTGTGGGTATGCATGGAAATTTCTCAGTGGGTCAGTACTTTGCCCCACCATGGAACAGTGTGCTGGTGACACCTGACAGTGACTGCTACAACCCCCAGGAGCTTTTGGGCACCTCCACAGGAGGGCCGGCCACGGGGCACAGAGAGCTGGGCTAcccccaccaccatcaccactaccaccatcatcatcaccctgCTATAGACAGCGGGGGAGGTTTGTGCTGCAGCCTGCCCAGCAAGAGCTTGTGCAACACATCGGTGCTGAGCAGCAGCTTGCAGTCTCTGGAGTACCTGATCAACGACATCCACCCACCCTGCATCAAGGAGCAGATGCTTGGCAAAGGCTACGAGACTGTGTCTGTGCCACGTCTGTTAGACCACCAGCATGCACACATCCGCCTCCCTGTTTACAGATAG